One genomic segment of Odocoileus virginianus isolate 20LAN1187 ecotype Illinois chromosome X, Ovbor_1.2, whole genome shotgun sequence includes these proteins:
- the LOC139029583 gene encoding rho-related GTP-binding protein RhoG-like produces MDSKGRMQTIKCVVVGDGAIGKTCLLISYTTNAFPEEYVPTVFDNYSAQTYVDGQIVILNLWDTAGQEEHDRLRTLSYPQTNIFVICFSIGSPSSYAKVRHKWHPEVSHHCPNVPVLLVGTKRDLRSDLETVKNRKEQSLVPTTPQQGTSLAKQVGAVKYLECSALMQDGVREVFLEAIWAVLYPATKKNTKKCVLL; encoded by the exons ATG GACTCCAAGGGAAGAATGCAGACGATCAAATGTGTGGTTGTGGGAGATGGGGCTATAGGTAAAACCTGCCTCCTCATCAGTTATACAACAAATGCCTTTCCTGAGGAGTATGTCCCCACTGTCTTTGACAACTATAGTGCCCAGACATATGTGGATGGCCAGATCGTCATCCTGAACCTGTGGGACACAGCTGGCCAAGAAGAGCATGACCGACTGCGAACACTCTCCTACCCCCAGACCAATATCTTCGTCATTTGCTTTTCCATTGGCAGCCCATCTTCTTATGCCAAGGTGAGGCATAAATGGCACCCCGAGGTCTCCCATCATTGCCCCAACGTACCTGTTTTGCTGGTAGGCACGAAGAGGGACCTGCGGAGTGACCTTGAGACAGTGAAGAATCGAAAGGAACAGAGCCTAGTGCCCACAACTCCTCAGCAAGGCACTTCCCTGGCTAAGCAGGTGGGGGCTGTAAAGTATCTGGAATGTTCAGCCCTGATGCAAGATGGGGTCCGTGAGGTATTTTTGGAAGCTATCTGGGCTGTGCTTTACCCTGCCACAAAGAAGAACACCAAGAAGTGTGTCCTCTTATAG